Proteins found in one Laspinema palackyanum D2c genomic segment:
- a CDS encoding YqeG family HAD IIIA-type phosphatase: MSWGKLLEPDLFLGDSILSLTPEVVKEYDLKGLVLDVDETLVPIRQIQVSEYLRQWVEQIRPVASLWLVSNNISEARIGGIARSLNLPYITGAAKPSRRKLRQAVTGMNLPVEKVGMVGDRLFTDVLAGNRLGMFTILVEPMVNPGEIMQTKHPVRSLEVWLSQILGASLAKNK, translated from the coding sequence ATGTCTTGGGGAAAACTTTTAGAGCCCGATTTATTTTTAGGGGACTCCATTTTAAGCCTGACACCAGAAGTCGTCAAAGAGTACGACCTCAAGGGTCTGGTTTTGGATGTGGATGAAACTCTCGTTCCTATTCGCCAAATTCAAGTGTCTGAGTATCTCCGGCAGTGGGTGGAACAAATTCGCCCGGTTGCTTCCCTGTGGTTGGTTAGCAATAATATCAGTGAAGCTCGCATCGGTGGCATTGCTCGCTCTTTAAATCTGCCTTACATTACAGGTGCAGCTAAACCCTCGCGGCGCAAGTTACGACAGGCGGTGACGGGGATGAATCTGCCGGTGGAAAAGGTGGGAATGGTGGGCGATCGCCTCTTTACCGATGTCCTCGCCGGTAACCGCTTGGGAATGTTTACCATTTTGGTAGAACCGATGGTGAACCCCGGGGAAATTATGCAAACCAAGCATCCCGTGCGATCGCTGGAAGTCTGGTTATCTCAAATCCTCGGCGCTTCCCTCGCCAAGAACAAGTAA
- the proB gene encoding glutamate 5-kinase, translating into MNLQTLVVKIGTSSLTQDSTGNLAIATIAALVETLSALRHQGHRVILVSSGAVGVGCARLGLKERPRTIALKQAVAAVGQGRLMRVYDDLFTTLQQPIAQVLLTRSDLVQRSRYVNAYNTFQELLRLGVIPIVNENDTVATEELKFGDNDTLSAMVASLVEAEWLFLMTDVDRLYSADPRSNPDAQPITLVQHLDELRQLQVQTGGSGTNWGTGGMMTKIEAARIATGSGVRTVITSSQSPRNLEKILQGEAIGTHFAPQKSTSNARKRWLANAVIPSGKLYLDEGAVRAICQGGKSLLAAGILEVFGEFEASDAVQLCDRSGREIARGLVNYSSEELDRIRGRKSDEIPEILGYIVADTVIHRDNLVLSLSSSDAAQLNKTDPLL; encoded by the coding sequence ATGAACCTGCAAACCCTAGTCGTCAAAATTGGCACCTCTAGTCTCACTCAGGACAGCACCGGCAACCTGGCGATCGCCACCATTGCGGCCCTCGTTGAAACCCTCAGCGCCCTCCGCCACCAAGGGCACCGCGTTATCTTAGTCTCCTCCGGTGCCGTCGGGGTCGGCTGTGCACGCCTGGGATTAAAAGAGCGTCCCCGGACGATCGCCCTCAAACAAGCAGTGGCTGCCGTCGGTCAGGGCCGCTTAATGCGGGTTTATGATGACCTGTTTACCACCCTGCAACAGCCGATCGCCCAAGTTCTCCTCACCCGCAGCGATTTAGTCCAACGCAGTCGCTACGTTAACGCTTACAACACCTTTCAAGAATTACTGCGCCTCGGGGTCATCCCGATTGTCAACGAAAATGATACAGTAGCCACGGAAGAACTCAAATTTGGCGACAATGATACCCTCTCGGCAATGGTTGCCAGCTTAGTCGAGGCGGAATGGCTGTTTCTGATGACTGATGTCGATCGCCTCTACTCCGCAGACCCCCGCAGCAATCCTGACGCCCAACCGATTACCCTGGTTCAACATCTCGATGAGTTGCGGCAGTTACAGGTGCAAACCGGAGGCAGTGGGACCAATTGGGGGACTGGGGGAATGATGACGAAAATAGAGGCGGCCCGCATTGCCACAGGTTCAGGGGTCCGCACGGTGATTACCTCGTCTCAATCCCCGCGCAACTTAGAGAAGATTTTGCAGGGGGAGGCGATCGGGACCCATTTTGCACCGCAAAAAAGCACCAGTAACGCCCGCAAACGCTGGCTTGCCAATGCGGTGATTCCCTCGGGTAAACTGTATTTAGATGAAGGGGCAGTCCGCGCAATCTGTCAAGGGGGAAAGTCTCTGTTAGCCGCAGGTATCCTGGAGGTGTTCGGAGAATTTGAGGCGTCGGATGCGGTGCAACTGTGCGATCGCTCGGGTCGGGAAATTGCCCGGGGACTGGTCAACTATAGCAGTGAGGAACTCGATCGCATTCGCGGACGAAAGTCCGATGAAATTCCCGAAATTTTAGGTTATATTGTTGCCGACACGGTAATCCACCGGGATAACTTAGTTTTAAGCCTTTCCAGTAGCGATGCCGCACAGTTGAATAAAACCGACCCCCTGCTCTGA
- a CDS encoding DUF4327 family protein, which translates to MAPSTSTVQYSIEFIKEEARTLVKNGFVGRQQPIYTLCQYIPAREWALVESELEKYDFLLRDRIVDLMGREDWGND; encoded by the coding sequence ATGGCTCCATCTACATCTACCGTTCAATATTCCATCGAGTTCATCAAAGAAGAAGCTCGAACCTTGGTCAAAAATGGCTTTGTGGGGCGACAACAACCCATTTATACCCTCTGCCAATATATCCCAGCGCGGGAATGGGCCTTGGTTGAATCTGAATTAGAAAAGTACGATTTCTTGTTGCGTGATCGCATTGTGGATCTCATGGGTCGCGAAGACTGGGGCAACGATTAA
- a CDS encoding glycoside hydrolase family 3 N-terminal domain-containing protein yields the protein MSDLIPALPDLETLSLEEQVAQLFVVRASGHLFDHQIEYPDWEPSAAQLQKLLQEQRVGGVILVGGSAGDLMLRSQQLQSWAKYPLLIAADIEEGVGQRFAGATWFPPPMAIAKIAAEEPSKAQGYATAMGAYTAQEALAVGINWVLAPVVDVNNNPENPVINVRSFGENSETASELALAFMRGAQKYPVLTCAKHFPGHGDTSVDSHIELPVLRHSPERLETVELPPFQRAIAGGVDAVMSAHLCIEAWDSEYPATLSSKILTGQLRQRFGFEGLIVTDALVMGAIAKRYGPNEAPILALEAGADILLMPVDPAEAITALCDAVKSGRISRDRIRQSVTRIWKAKQKLFSPSTVVNPPTSPTAQLINLSTPGAINCVENILRESQQIGGSLPLSVPPPESGEYWNNLLVTDSLVNSAFLNKQAPAIVIPKSKGYQFQGVDCSTPCRSQDLKAMANGKTLLQVFIRGNPFGGPAQVTRLAREWLNQLLETGQLQAVVIYGSPYVLDEFKALLPQSIPFVFSYGQMGAAQAIALETLFGLTPTPTQPNPFY from the coding sequence ATGTCGGATCTGATCCCGGCACTGCCGGATCTCGAAACCCTATCGTTAGAAGAACAGGTGGCGCAGTTGTTCGTGGTGCGAGCATCTGGACATCTGTTTGACCACCAAATTGAATATCCCGATTGGGAACCCTCAGCGGCCCAGTTGCAGAAGCTGTTGCAGGAACAGCGCGTGGGGGGCGTGATTTTGGTGGGAGGCAGTGCGGGTGATTTGATGTTGCGATCGCAGCAATTGCAATCCTGGGCCAAGTATCCCCTGCTGATTGCTGCCGATATCGAGGAAGGTGTCGGACAGCGATTTGCCGGTGCAACTTGGTTCCCCCCACCAATGGCGATCGCCAAGATTGCCGCAGAAGAACCCTCGAAAGCTCAGGGTTATGCCACCGCAATGGGAGCTTATACCGCCCAGGAAGCTCTCGCTGTCGGGATTAATTGGGTCCTCGCCCCGGTGGTGGATGTGAATAACAATCCCGAAAACCCGGTGATTAATGTCCGGTCTTTTGGGGAAAATTCTGAAACCGCCAGTGAGTTAGCTTTAGCCTTTATGCGCGGTGCACAGAAGTATCCGGTCCTCACCTGTGCCAAGCATTTTCCCGGACATGGGGATACCAGTGTGGATTCTCATATCGAGTTGCCGGTGTTGCGGCATTCGCCGGAACGATTAGAGACGGTGGAACTTCCGCCGTTTCAACGGGCGATCGCTGGTGGAGTGGATGCAGTGATGAGTGCTCACCTCTGTATTGAAGCCTGGGACTCGGAATACCCGGCGACTCTTTCCTCGAAGATTTTAACGGGACAATTACGCCAACGGTTCGGGTTTGAGGGGTTAATTGTTACCGATGCTTTGGTCATGGGGGCGATCGCCAAACGGTATGGCCCCAATGAAGCTCCCATTTTAGCCTTAGAAGCTGGGGCGGATATTTTATTGATGCCTGTGGACCCAGCCGAGGCCATTACGGCCCTCTGTGATGCCGTCAAATCCGGTCGCATATCCCGCGATCGCATTCGCCAATCCGTAACCCGCATTTGGAAGGCAAAACAAAAACTTTTCTCTCCTTCTACGGTAGTCAATCCCCCCACTTCTCCCACCGCCCAACTGATTAATTTATCTACTCCTGGGGCGATCAACTGTGTAGAAAATATCTTGCGGGAGTCTCAACAAATTGGGGGGTCGTTGCCTTTATCCGTCCCTCCACCGGAATCCGGGGAGTATTGGAATAATTTATTGGTAACTGACTCTCTGGTTAATAGTGCGTTTCTGAATAAACAAGCCCCGGCGATCGTTATCCCCAAGTCGAAAGGCTATCAATTCCAGGGCGTGGATTGTTCTACTCCCTGCCGATCGCAAGACTTGAAAGCAATGGCAAACGGAAAAACTTTACTTCAAGTCTTTATCCGGGGTAATCCTTTCGGAGGACCTGCCCAGGTGACGCGCCTCGCCCGGGAATGGCTGAATCAATTATTAGAAACGGGACAATTGCAGGCCGTGGTGATTTACGGGAGTCCCTACGTTTTGGACGAATTTAAGGCCCTCTTGCCTCAATCCATTCCGTTTGTGTTTTCTTATGGTCAAATGGGGGCCGCCCAAGCGATCGCCCTGGAAACTCTATTCGGACTGACCCCAACTCCCACCCAACCCAATCCGTTTTACTAA
- the rbfA gene encoding 30S ribosome-binding factor RbfA, whose product MATDRRVERVASLIKREVSLMLIGDIKDDRVGAGMVSVTDVNVSGDLQHAKIFVSIYGSDEARAETMEGLQAATGYIRRELGHRVRLRRTPEVIFLEDRSIERGTRILTLLNQISEERKQHNPDADEEDMDLNESEISETEA is encoded by the coding sequence ATGGCTACCGATCGTCGAGTAGAGCGTGTCGCGTCCTTGATTAAGCGCGAAGTCAGTTTAATGTTAATCGGCGACATCAAGGATGACCGAGTGGGTGCGGGAATGGTGAGCGTTACTGATGTCAACGTCTCCGGTGACCTCCAACACGCCAAGATTTTCGTCAGTATCTATGGCAGTGACGAAGCGCGCGCCGAAACAATGGAAGGACTACAAGCCGCAACTGGATATATCCGCAGGGAACTCGGTCACCGAGTGCGATTGCGTCGGACTCCAGAGGTGATATTTTTAGAAGACCGATCCATTGAACGCGGGACGCGCATCTTGACACTGCTCAATCAGATCAGTGAAGAACGCAAACAGCACAATCCTGACGCGGATGAGGAAGATATGGATCTCAACGAGAGCGAAATTTCAGAAACTGAGGCTTAA
- a CDS encoding DUF751 family protein, whose amino-acid sequence MFDDFWSNILRYPRYFVTIILGIFFALFGWVKPLLQKPVTAIALVTLVVTALIFVGLTLRGMLGLTVT is encoded by the coding sequence ATGTTTGATGATTTTTGGAGTAATATCCTTCGCTACCCGCGCTATTTTGTCACGATCATTCTGGGTATCTTCTTTGCCCTGTTCGGTTGGGTTAAGCCCCTGTTGCAAAAACCCGTAACTGCGATCGCCTTAGTCACTTTAGTTGTGACTGCCCTAATTTTTGTCGGGTTGACCTTACGAGGGATGTTGGGATTGACCGTAACCTAG